The proteins below are encoded in one region of Candidatus Cloacimonadota bacterium:
- a CDS encoding geranylgeranylglycerol-phosphate geranylgeranyltransferase, which produces MKFVSYIKIVRPFNFLFVILSVLFGAFWFKGIHQFIPYLASLSAALIASGGYVINDFFDRDIDKINRPERPIPSGIISPLNAKRYAFLLFAGGIVISICIKNSWIILLAIGNSFLLYLYAYRGKKLEFLGNILVAFVTGSTFIYGGFANNNVGNSFFVFGCAFLYTIIRELVKDLEDIEGDKKIGAQTVPIIYGENITLVLLFLSWVFLTILTVLGFHKFYGLPIFILIIVLCDAYLLVNLLILFLKMSKKVAGTSEKLMKIDMLLCLALLWVGQ; this is translated from the coding sequence ATGAAATTCGTTTCATATATTAAAATTGTTCGTCCTTTCAATTTTCTCTTTGTTATCCTTTCTGTTCTTTTTGGTGCTTTCTGGTTTAAAGGCATACATCAATTTATTCCGTATTTAGCTTCACTGTCGGCTGCTCTGATTGCCAGTGGTGGATATGTGATAAATGATTTTTTTGATAGAGATATTGACAAAATCAACAGACCAGAAAGGCCAATTCCCAGTGGTATAATTTCACCTTTAAATGCCAAACGATATGCTTTTTTGTTATTTGCTGGTGGAATTGTTATCAGTATCTGCATTAAAAACTCTTGGATAATTTTGCTTGCGATTGGTAACTCATTTTTACTTTATCTTTATGCTTATAGAGGAAAGAAGCTGGAATTCCTCGGAAATATTCTGGTTGCATTTGTTACTGGTTCAACATTCATCTATGGTGGTTTTGCAAACAATAATGTTGGGAATTCGTTCTTCGTGTTTGGCTGTGCATTTTTATATACCATAATAAGAGAACTGGTAAAGGATTTAGAAGATATTGAAGGAGATAAGAAGATTGGCGCTCAAACTGTTCCCATTATATATGGTGAGAATATCACGCTTGTCTTGTTATTTCTATCATGGGTATTTCTTACTATCTTGACAGTGCTGGGATTTCATAAGTTTTATGGACTCCCTATTTTTATTCTGATAATTGTTTTGTGCGATGCTTATCTTCTGGTAAATTTATTAATTCTATTTTTGAAGATGAGTAAAAAAGTTGCAGGAACTTCCGAAAAGCTTATGAAAATAGATATGCTGCTATGCTTAGCTTTACTTTGGGTTGGACAATGA
- a CDS encoding farnesyl diphosphate synthase — MLLERYFEGRRKIINKALDKYLTSADTYPQKIHKAMRYSIFVGGKRLRSILLIATYEMLVNRHTSKALQKLLPLAAAIEMLHTASLIHDDLPFIDNADKRRGKSSCHKKFGNAIAILTGDALITKAFETILKLNNHKKALQCLEILLDAASTRGMIGGQVVDLTSAQKRVKLHVLRDIHLKKTGALLQGAEQMACVMANATKQVTNALSDFALNIGLAYQVIDDILDEVGADELLGKESGEDQRNERVTYPVLLGIEESKKQALKLIHDAHNIIKYMPNNQVLMEFLETIRDRVP; from the coding sequence TTGTTATTAGAAAGATATTTTGAAGGCAGAAGAAAAATTATAAATAAGGCTCTTGATAAGTACCTTACATCTGCAGATACATATCCACAGAAAATTCATAAGGCGATGAGGTATTCTATTTTTGTAGGCGGTAAACGACTTCGGTCTATTCTCTTAATAGCTACTTATGAGATGTTAGTCAACCGCCATACTAGTAAAGCGCTCCAGAAATTGCTTCCTCTTGCGGCTGCCATTGAAATGCTTCATACCGCATCATTAATCCATGATGACCTTCCATTTATTGATAATGCTGATAAACGGCGCGGAAAATCCAGTTGTCACAAAAAATTCGGTAATGCTATAGCAATACTAACTGGAGATGCTCTGATTACAAAAGCGTTTGAGACCATACTAAAACTCAACAATCACAAGAAAGCTTTGCAATGCTTAGAAATACTACTTGATGCTGCTTCTACTCGTGGTATGATAGGTGGTCAGGTAGTAGATTTGACATCTGCGCAGAAAAGAGTTAAACTTCATGTGCTTAGAGATATTCATTTAAAAAAAACAGGCGCATTGCTCCAGGGTGCCGAGCAGATGGCTTGTGTGATGGCTAATGCTACCAAGCAAGTTACTAATGCTCTTAGTGATTTTGCATTAAATATTGGACTTGCTTATCAAGTAATTGATGATATTCTGGATGAGGTTGGTGCAGATGAATTGCTGGGAAAAGAATCCGGTGAAGACCAGCGAAATGAAAGGGTTACATACCCGGTCTTACTTGGTATTGAAGAATCTAAGAAACAAGCTCTGAAACTTATCCACGACGCTCATAATATTATCAAATATATGCCAAACAATCAGGTACTTATGGAATTTCTGGAAACAATAAGAGATAGAGTACCGTAA
- the priA gene encoding primosomal protein N' yields the protein MYLEIAIPINNPNTFTYKVEEKLHPQIGQRVLIDFNYRLQTGIIIGFPEKIDFEPEKVKEIKEIIDEKPTRQLTDELFQLAKWISKYYFCPIGLVLKAMLPAGLNVNTIQKISLKNENFTNLQYKKIIDFLKKSGQPVNIQVLSQQKIPSLFKTLLEMEKKNIIEIERSYKRKIEKKIVNCLTLTEKKATTDLTSKQRELYEFLKSEERTISVSEIAKKFSYSIINKLREKGLVNLVKKEVYPDIFESINKFSPPQFELTGEQDSIVSEIQKAISLKKFQTFLLHGVTSSGKTEVYIRVMKKVLAKGKTAILLIPEISLTPQTVERFYAHFGDDIAVIHSKLSDRERLYSWNEINRSKKKVVIGVRSAIFAPLKNIGLIIVDEEHENTYKQTERNPLYNGRDMAVLRGKLNNAVVVLGSATPSLESYYNASQNKYQLLEMKERVQNQILPELTIVDMRQEKDHTEILSQLLKDKIEDRLIKKEQIILFQNRRGYASYVQCVKCGKVFQCKDCNISLTYHSYNNRMVCHYCGYNQALPKKCPECEGYIFNFGSPGTEKIEKNLEFLFPTARIARMDTDTTRGKQVYQKVFNKVRNGYIDILLGTQMIIKGLDFPNVTLVGIISADVNLNLPDFRAAERNFQHITQVAGRTGRSEKKGEVIVQTYNPKHYSIQLAQKQNFIEFTEHELGLRKKLHYPPYTKLVRLLFTLGDKDKLKEIVFKIRGKLKQFEKSENIIILGPVAAPLSKIRKQYRYHIVIKAKDRNAVYKFIGWFQQNIKIPSYIKMQIDMDPVSLL from the coding sequence ATGTATTTAGAAATCGCAATCCCAATAAATAACCCAAATACCTTTACCTATAAGGTTGAAGAAAAACTTCATCCACAAATTGGGCAGAGAGTTCTAATAGATTTTAATTACAGACTGCAAACTGGTATCATAATTGGATTTCCTGAAAAGATTGATTTTGAACCAGAAAAGGTAAAAGAAATAAAAGAGATTATTGATGAAAAGCCAACCCGTCAGCTGACGGATGAACTATTCCAACTTGCTAAGTGGATCTCTAAATATTATTTCTGTCCAATTGGTTTAGTGCTAAAAGCTATGCTTCCAGCAGGACTTAATGTGAATACAATTCAGAAAATTAGTCTAAAAAATGAAAATTTTACTAACCTGCAATACAAAAAAATAATTGATTTTTTGAAAAAATCTGGGCAACCAGTTAATATACAAGTCTTATCTCAACAAAAAATTCCCTCGCTATTTAAGACTTTGTTAGAGATGGAAAAGAAAAACATTATTGAAATTGAAAGAAGTTACAAAAGAAAAATTGAAAAGAAAATAGTTAATTGTCTAACATTAACTGAGAAAAAAGCAACCACAGATCTAACCTCTAAACAAAGAGAGCTTTATGAATTTCTAAAAAGTGAGGAAAGGACAATCTCTGTTTCCGAGATTGCTAAAAAATTCTCTTATAGTATTATTAATAAGTTGAGAGAGAAGGGACTGGTCAATCTTGTCAAAAAAGAAGTTTATCCTGACATTTTTGAAAGTATCAACAAATTTTCTCCCCCACAATTTGAACTTACGGGTGAGCAAGATAGTATCGTTTCAGAAATTCAAAAAGCAATCTCTTTAAAAAAATTTCAAACTTTCTTACTCCACGGGGTTACATCAAGTGGAAAGACAGAGGTTTATATCAGAGTAATGAAAAAAGTGCTGGCAAAAGGGAAGACTGCGATTCTGCTCATTCCAGAAATTTCCTTAACTCCACAAACTGTTGAAAGATTTTACGCCCATTTTGGAGATGATATTGCGGTTATCCACAGCAAACTCAGTGATAGAGAACGACTTTATTCCTGGAATGAAATTAATAGAAGTAAAAAGAAAGTCGTAATTGGTGTTCGTAGTGCTATTTTTGCGCCACTTAAAAATATTGGTTTGATAATCGTGGATGAAGAGCACGAAAACACTTACAAGCAAACTGAAAGGAATCCTCTTTATAATGGCAGAGATATGGCTGTATTGCGAGGAAAATTAAATAATGCCGTCGTAGTTTTAGGAAGTGCCACTCCTTCTTTGGAATCATACTATAACGCAAGTCAAAACAAATATCAGCTGTTGGAAATGAAAGAAAGAGTACAAAATCAAATTCTGCCCGAACTCACTATCGTTGATATGCGACAAGAAAAGGATCATACTGAAATTTTATCACAACTTCTTAAAGACAAAATAGAAGACCGATTAATAAAAAAAGAGCAGATAATTCTTTTTCAAAACAGGAGAGGCTATGCATCTTATGTCCAATGTGTAAAATGTGGGAAAGTTTTTCAATGCAAAGATTGTAACATCAGCCTCACATATCATTCGTATAACAATCGTATGGTTTGCCATTATTGTGGATATAATCAAGCTTTGCCGAAAAAGTGTCCAGAATGTGAAGGATACATATTTAACTTTGGCTCTCCGGGAACCGAGAAGATAGAAAAAAATCTGGAGTTTCTTTTTCCTACAGCACGAATTGCCCGTATGGATACAGATACAACCAGAGGAAAACAGGTCTATCAAAAGGTATTTAATAAAGTAAGAAATGGTTATATTGATATTTTGCTTGGAACACAAATGATAATAAAAGGGCTGGATTTCCCAAATGTAACTTTAGTTGGCATTATTTCCGCTGATGTAAATCTTAATCTACCTGATTTTCGTGCTGCTGAAAGAAACTTCCAGCATATTACACAAGTAGCAGGACGCACAGGCAGAAGTGAAAAAAAAGGCGAAGTCATAGTGCAAACCTACAATCCTAAACATTATAGCATACAACTTGCACAAAAACAGAATTTTATAGAATTTACCGAACATGAACTTGGACTACGAAAAAAACTTCATTATCCACCATATACAAAATTAGTTAGATTGCTTTTTACTTTGGGGGACAAAGACAAATTAAAAGAGATCGTATTTAAGATTAGAGGAAAACTTAAACAATTTGAAAAATCTGAAAATATAATTATTCTAGGTCCAGTTGCGGCGCCATTAAGTAAAATTCGCAAACAATATCGCTATCATATTGTGATTAAAGCAAAAGATAGAAATGCAGTTTACAAGTTTATTGGTTGGTTTCAGCAAAATATAAAAATACCAAGTTACATAAAGATGCAGATTGATATGGATCCTGTATCGCTATTGTAA
- a CDS encoding T9SS type A sorting domain-containing protein, which yields MKLEIIISLSIIFLFSNFPLIGNTIIVDTTGTGNYTTIQEGINASTDGDTVLVYPGTYYENINFNGKNITVASLYIITESDSFIHQTIIDGNHEGSVVKIVSGEDESTLLYGFTIQNGVGSINLGFQRGGGIVIKDSNPTIKKCFVKNNKAHFGGGLYICNSNNITLSGVTVTNNHATWIGGGIKLSGGSHVNFNNNILSNVYLNYSPIGSDFQKSPSCPPAEIVVDTFTVMAPDNYFISSKDAYGNPLYDVTTSILNSKIEPVNADLYVSPDGDNNNSGLTTDEPLQTISYALTKIASDSLYPNTIHIADGVYSPSVNEEKFPLNLRSYVSLVGESMENTILDGDHLTKLIQAEDEEEEYALKNLTMINGSGYECEMSDYGGVKIRKNNNILLENITLHHCGGSAGSGILTNAINNLLMKNLYIYDNLGGKALKIYNNSQIFHQFSVENCVVRNNLPDSDPDVGDGGGIVVGGDMITSNNFYGIFKNVQVTNNVNVTTDWPLSSVALTVMNNATVDVINATIGDNTTPTGGAVKLDYGAEVNIINSILYGDIPREIVVDGRDMPCTLTVQNSLIQGGMWGIMVLGNNTLNWLEGNIDENPFWIGTGDYPYALSDSSSCIDSGTIDTTGLHLPEYDLAGKPRISGGRIDMGAYEWQYIPAVDDWQNRSTDNILLQNYPNPFSNSTTISFNLNKLLSIPMMFEREIYLDIFNVRGQLIRQLKIQNYKLKINEVVWDGKDEKGRPVPSGIYFYSLKMDKFKVTKRMILIR from the coding sequence ATGAAATTAGAAATAATAATATCATTATCTATTATATTTTTATTTTCCAATTTTCCATTAATTGGAAATACTATCATTGTAGATACAACAGGAACAGGAAACTATACTACTATCCAGGAAGGCATAAACGCTTCCACAGATGGAGATACAGTTTTAGTCTATCCCGGAACATACTATGAAAACATAAACTTTAACGGCAAAAACATAACTGTTGCCAGTTTATACATTATAACAGAATCAGACTCCTTTATTCACCAAACTATTATTGATGGGAATCATGAAGGTAGTGTAGTTAAAATCGTTTCAGGTGAAGATGAGAGTACTCTCTTATATGGGTTTACAATACAAAATGGGGTTGGATCAATAAATTTAGGGTTTCAACGTGGAGGTGGAATAGTAATCAAGGACTCAAATCCTACGATAAAAAAGTGTTTTGTAAAAAACAACAAAGCACATTTTGGGGGAGGGTTATATATTTGTAATTCAAATAATATTACTTTATCTGGTGTTACAGTAACAAATAATCATGCAACATGGATTGGTGGTGGGATTAAGTTAAGTGGTGGTTCTCATGTTAATTTTAATAATAATATCCTCTCAAATGTTTACTTGAATTACTCACCTATAGGTTCGGATTTTCAGAAATCACCCTCCTGTCCACCTGCGGAAATAGTGGTTGATACATTTACGGTAATGGCTCCAGATAATTATTTTATTTCTTCTAAGGATGCGTACGGTAATCCATTATACGATGTTACCACCAGTATATTAAATTCAAAAATTGAACCTGTAAATGCAGATTTATATGTAAGCCCGGATGGAGATAATAATAACAGTGGTTTAACCACAGACGAACCCCTCCAGACAATTTCTTATGCACTTACTAAGATAGCATCTGATAGCCTGTATCCAAATACTATTCATATTGCTGATGGTGTATATTCGCCAAGTGTGAATGAAGAAAAATTTCCTCTAAATTTAAGAAGTTATGTGTCTCTTGTTGGGGAAAGTATGGAAAATACTATTCTTGATGGAGACCATTTAACTAAACTAATCCAAGCAGAAGATGAGGAAGAGGAGTATGCGCTTAAAAATTTAACTATGATAAATGGTTCAGGATATGAATGTGAAATGAGTGATTATGGAGGCGTAAAAATAAGAAAAAACAATAATATATTATTAGAAAATATTACACTGCATCATTGTGGGGGTTCGGCTGGAAGTGGTATTTTAACTAATGCTATAAATAATTTACTCATGAAGAATTTGTATATCTATGACAATTTAGGTGGTAAAGCATTGAAAATATACAATAATAGTCAGATATTTCATCAGTTTTCAGTAGAGAACTGTGTTGTTAGAAATAATTTACCCGACTCTGATCCTGATGTAGGTGATGGTGGAGGTATAGTTGTTGGCGGGGATATGATTACATCTAATAATTTTTATGGCATTTTTAAGAATGTACAAGTTACCAATAATGTCAATGTAACTACTGATTGGCCTTTGTCCTCAGTAGCATTAACTGTAATGAATAATGCAACAGTTGATGTAATTAATGCAACAATAGGTGATAATACTACACCAACTGGTGGAGCAGTCAAGTTAGATTATGGAGCGGAGGTAAATATTATTAATTCAATTTTATATGGAGATATTCCGAGAGAAATAGTTGTTGATGGAAGAGATATGCCTTGTACTCTTACTGTTCAAAATAGCTTAATACAGGGTGGTATGTGGGGCATTATGGTTTTGGGGAATAATACACTTAACTGGCTGGAAGGCAATATAGATGAAAACCCTTTCTGGATAGGAACTGGCGATTATCCTTATGCACTTTCGGATAGTTCATCCTGCATAGATTCTGGCACAATAGATACAACTGGCTTACACCTGCCGGAATATGACCTAGCAGGCAAACCGAGAATATCCGGAGGCAGAATAGATATGGGTGCGTATGAATGGCAATATATTCCTGCAGTAGATGATTGGCAAAATCGATCAACAGACAATATCTTACTTCAAAACTATCCAAATCCTTTTAGCAATTCAACTACAATTTCGTTTAATTTAAATAAACTATTATCCATTCCTATGATGTTTGAGAGAGAGATTTATCTGGATATTTTCAATGTAAGAGGACAACTGATAAGACAATTAAAAATTCAAAATTATAAATTAAAAATTAATGAAGTTGTATGGGATGGAAAAGATGAGAAAGGAAGACCTGTCCCAAGTGGAATCTATTTTTATAGTCTAAAAATGGACAAGTTTAAAGTGACAAAGAGAATGATTCTAATTCGTTAA
- a CDS encoding right-handed parallel beta-helix repeat-containing protein, translating into MKKIFLILVMVYISTNISSLNADELHVGSGQQYPTISSAYNAAQAGDVIVIHPGYYYDHLDIEIDIDITGSTLDPNDVTIESDYYGYSPLHIDYATCNISNLTVCNACGCGISMFVATCNIVNCIAEDNEYCGIGSSDYSEVTIKDCIVRMNAWYGIFLDEPFPRRNGTIENTLVIDNGFGVGSGAGIYMAGGVISNCTIVENKKGVIRFQEQSPTIINSIAYGNQFMQISSYITDVTYSDIEGGFTGTGNIDADPLFVEEGNHLYHLLEGSPCIDAGDPNMQDPDSTRIDMGCYPTVYDVKKIKNKWNWVSFPRLERDGNEPVAADSVLMNIEPFPTLGWIELKGQGGVLKYYDETWHPVGLENIVSTSGYKLRTSYTDNSYLPLDGSRLAPDTPITLLGEPYWNWIGYWLPQTLMSDIAFGDEWSNVRYIKGEDHFYFDGSMEVKNRTATHPISSNPIPMRYGKGYMVQVHQTITDFQWNYSGEKISVPEKQNPQNFTYTDKPDYEAINIDEIDESIMEIGVFEDDICVGATVVDSGRAQIFSYTDFVNKDVGELTFQIVYGRGDKQKINDYSVYDFITGEYIERRLIAGRQGYSIVRLNTGGGITIPTEVSLSQNAPNPFGYNTTISYALPEEFVIEISIYNIRGQRVKALLKGKVSAGNHSIIWNGKDDNSKKLGNGIYFYKLSAGKKRIIKKMFLLR; encoded by the coding sequence ATGAAAAAAATATTTTTAATCCTAGTGATGGTATATATTAGCACCAATATAAGCTCCCTCAATGCAGATGAACTTCATGTAGGTTCAGGACAGCAGTATCCCACAATTTCATCAGCATATAATGCTGCTCAAGCAGGTGATGTAATAGTTATCCATCCTGGATATTATTATGATCATTTAGATATAGAAATTGATATTGATATAACAGGTAGTACTCTTGATCCAAATGATGTAACAATAGAAAGTGATTATTATGGATATTCTCCATTGCATATCGATTACGCCACATGCAATATTTCTAACCTGACGGTTTGTAACGCTTGTGGTTGTGGAATAAGTATGTTTGTTGCGACTTGTAACATTGTAAATTGTATAGCAGAAGACAATGAATATTGTGGTATAGGTTCTAGTGATTATTCTGAAGTGACTATAAAGGATTGTATTGTTAGAATGAATGCATGGTATGGTATATTTCTGGATGAACCTTTTCCAAGAAGAAATGGTACGATCGAGAATACGTTAGTTATAGATAACGGTTTTGGCGTAGGTTCAGGTGCAGGTATCTATATGGCTGGAGGTGTTATTTCCAATTGTACAATCGTAGAAAATAAAAAAGGAGTCATTCGATTCCAAGAACAAAGTCCTACAATTATTAATTCTATTGCATATGGTAATCAGTTTATGCAAATTTCTTCTTATATTACTGATGTTACTTATTCGGATATTGAAGGAGGATTTACTGGCACTGGTAACATAGATGCAGACCCTCTCTTTGTAGAAGAAGGCAACCACCTATACCATCTCCTTGAAGGAAGCCCCTGCATTGATGCTGGTGACCCCAATATGCAAGATCCTGACAGCACCCGAATAGATATGGGCTGCTACCCAACTGTGTATGATGTAAAGAAAATAAAAAACAAATGGAACTGGGTAAGCTTCCCAAGATTGGAGAGAGATGGAAATGAACCTGTTGCAGCAGATAGCGTTCTAATGAATATTGAACCTTTCCCAACATTGGGTTGGATAGAATTGAAAGGACAAGGCGGTGTTTTGAAATACTATGATGAGACTTGGCATCCAGTTGGATTGGAGAATATAGTAAGCACATCTGGTTACAAACTCCGAACAAGTTATACAGATAATAGCTACTTACCACTTGATGGTAGCAGGCTTGCACCAGACACACCTATAACATTATTGGGAGAACCATATTGGAACTGGATAGGTTATTGGTTACCACAAACTCTGATGTCAGATATTGCTTTTGGTGATGAGTGGTCAAATGTTAGATATATCAAGGGTGAAGATCATTTCTACTTTGATGGCTCAATGGAAGTAAAAAATAGAACTGCGACTCATCCCATTTCCTCGAACCCAATCCCTATGAGATATGGAAAAGGATATATGGTTCAAGTTCATCAGACTATAACGGACTTCCAATGGAATTATTCAGGTGAAAAGATTTCTGTGCCTGAAAAACAAAATCCTCAGAATTTTACCTACACTGATAAGCCTGATTATGAAGCAATTAATATAGATGAGATTGATGAGAGTATTATGGAAATTGGTGTTTTTGAAGATGATATATGTGTTGGTGCAACTGTTGTAGATAGTGGCAGAGCACAGATTTTTTCTTATACTGATTTTGTAAACAAAGATGTTGGTGAACTTACATTTCAGATTGTTTATGGAAGAGGAGATAAGCAGAAGATAAATGATTATTCTGTATATGATTTCATAACAGGTGAATATATTGAGAGAAGACTCATAGCAGGCAGACAGGGATATTCAATAGTGCGTCTGAATACAGGTGGAGGTATTACAATTCCTACTGAAGTTTCTCTTTCACAAAATGCCCCAAATCCTTTTGGTTATAATACAACAATTTCTTATGCCCTGCCAGAAGAATTTGTTATTGAGATATCTATTTATAATATCAGAGGACAAAGAGTAAAAGCCCTTTTGAAAGGAAAAGTTTCAGCAGGAAATCATAGCATAATCTGGAATGGGAAAGATGATAATAGCAAAAAATTAGGAAACGGGATATATTTCTACAAGCTATCAGCTGGTAAGAAAAGAATAATCAAGAAGATGTTTCTACTTCGTTAA
- a CDS encoding YraN family protein, translating to MFKLIMDRKEFGKFGEDIATKFLEHNGYRIIERNYHSIYGEIDIICKKNNQLIFIEVKARKSLKFGEPLEAVTEKKREKIIKTAYHFITKHQLDLSIRFDIITIQYISKEKRYKFEHIKNAFLGTPI from the coding sequence ATGTTTAAGTTAATTATGGATAGAAAAGAATTCGGCAAATTCGGTGAGGACATTGCCACCAAATTTTTAGAACATAACGGCTATAGAATCATTGAAAGAAACTACCATTCTATTTACGGTGAAATTGACATAATCTGCAAAAAGAACAATCAACTTATTTTTATTGAAGTCAAAGCAAGAAAATCTCTCAAATTTGGGGAGCCATTAGAAGCAGTCACTGAAAAGAAAAGGGAGAAAATCATAAAAACTGCCTATCATTTTATTACAAAGCATCAGCTTGATTTATCCATTAGATTTGATATTATAACAATTCAATATATTTCAAAAGAAAAAAGGTATAAATTTGAACATATCAAAAATGCCTTTTTAGGAACTCCTATCTGA
- a CDS encoding GWxTD domain-containing protein: MKNKIIILVFVSLIMPIILSADLPVLFDCNRFLSEENNTIFEISYKIYHKNLRFKLFENRFCAQLDIKFSIYNKEGKELYTKDYSQLISGEAGKTTIEPDGFFIDKIIAQVTPGIYEFAIEISDRLSKNKIRWDKKLKTLDTENLIISDLEIDSFYKSDTTESFTNFKRDNIIFLVNPNHLINPSENPSFAYYFEVYNLDTIDPKTANWQIAIFSSKGSTSGRENDSICYQKSQDFPIESDKKAFWGSISISDWNPGTYKIVVEIPENVSTQEIFFISEPEKKVTEADVEAEYRYVKYFLTRQDNKIYQDLSNKAKLKFIERFWRQNDPNPITEKNEFKEEVIRRTQYADEHFSHFKDGWKTDRGRIYIRRGKPAEIIEKGYEFKAKPYIIWKYYQGGKRIYIFVDFTGQGNYKLVYSENDEKEFTDPNWLDYLGEYFDERELE, from the coding sequence ATGAAAAATAAAATTATAATTTTAGTTTTTGTATCTTTAATAATGCCAATTATTCTTTCTGCTGACTTGCCAGTGCTATTTGATTGTAATCGTTTTCTTTCAGAAGAAAACAATACAATCTTTGAAATTTCGTATAAAATTTACCATAAGAATCTACGGTTTAAATTATTTGAAAATCGTTTTTGCGCTCAGCTTGATATTAAATTTTCAATTTATAATAAAGAGGGAAAAGAGTTATACACCAAAGATTATTCTCAACTGATTTCCGGGGAAGCGGGAAAAACCACAATTGAACCTGATGGATTCTTCATTGATAAAATCATTGCTCAGGTCACGCCAGGAATTTATGAATTTGCTATTGAAATATCAGATAGGCTTAGTAAGAATAAAATTCGCTGGGACAAAAAATTGAAAACCTTAGATACTGAGAATCTAATTATCAGTGACCTGGAAATAGACTCATTTTATAAATCTGACACCACAGAAAGTTTTACCAATTTTAAAAGAGACAATATCATCTTTCTTGTTAATCCAAATCATCTTATAAATCCTTCCGAAAATCCGAGTTTCGCATATTATTTTGAAGTTTACAACCTTGATACAATAGATCCTAAAACTGCTAATTGGCAAATTGCAATTTTCTCATCCAAAGGATCTACCTCTGGTAGAGAAAACGATTCTATATGCTATCAAAAATCCCAAGATTTTCCTATTGAAAGTGATAAAAAGGCATTTTGGGGTTCAATATCAATTTCTGATTGGAATCCTGGAACTTACAAAATAGTCGTTGAGATTCCTGAAAATGTTTCTACTCAAGAGATTTTCTTCATATCAGAACCAGAAAAGAAGGTTACAGAAGCTGATGTGGAAGCAGAATACCGATATGTAAAATATTTTTTGACCCGTCAGGATAATAAGATTTATCAGGATTTGAGTAACAAAGCCAAATTAAAATTTATAGAAAGATTCTGGCGACAAAACGACCCTAATCCTATAACTGAAAAGAATGAGTTCAAGGAAGAGGTTATAAGACGGACTCAATATGCTGATGAACATTTCTCACATTTTAAGGATGGATGGAAAACCGATAGAGGTAGAATCTATATTCGCAGAGGTAAACCAGCTGAAATAATTGAAAAGGGTTATGAGTTTAAAGCTAAACCATATATAATATGGAAATATTATCAGGGTGGAAAGAGGATATATATCTTTGTAGACTTCACTGGTCAGGGTAATTATAAACTGGTTTACAGTGAAAATGATGAGAAGGAATTTACTGACCCCAACTGGCTGGATTATCTGGGAGAATATTTTGATGAAAGAGAGTTGGAATAG